Proteins encoded together in one Candidatus Poribacteria bacterium window:
- a CDS encoding transcriptional regulator has translation MFHSQTELIEKILLGEDSTMEFKRDVPHRDNIADEIAAFANAQGGMILIGVDDNKEIIGIELQKLDNVEKRVIEICNDSIEPTVPIFTEKLRLDGKNLLKIEIPRSFFVHKTHNGYYTRREKTKKEMSTQQLTRLFQTRSQPRKTHFNTLPVPNTYRRTLREPLYQRFITEDATENVIEDLLLKRTLLVQEGREIRASVAGVLMCHDTPDDCLYNSFIQAVYYSGKVKDANYQIDAKDFRGPLDQQIIDAFKFVQKHNEVSARKEVGRIDQPQYSMRAVFEAIVNAVVHRDYSKHGSKIRLFMFADRLELYSPGALANSLTIDKLPYNQATRNELLARLLSEITLDDDVEKQVKRRHFLEGRGEGVGIILNESEQLSGKIPVYELFNEELCLTIFAAKSLQEGNK, from the coding sequence ATGTTTCACAGTCAAACCGAACTTATTGAAAAAATTCTTCTTGGTGAAGACTCAACGATGGAATTCAAAAGAGATGTCCCTCACAGAGACAACATAGCAGACGAGATCGCTGCTTTTGCAAATGCCCAAGGGGGAATGATACTCATTGGCGTTGACGACAACAAAGAAATCATTGGAATTGAACTGCAGAAATTGGATAATGTAGAAAAAAGGGTTATTGAAATATGCAATGATAGCATTGAACCTACCGTTCCGATCTTCACGGAAAAATTACGGCTTGATGGTAAAAACCTGCTAAAAATAGAGATCCCGCGAAGTTTTTTTGTTCACAAGACTCATAACGGGTATTACACGCGTCGAGAAAAAACAAAAAAAGAGATGTCAACACAACAGTTAACACGCCTGTTTCAAACCCGTTCACAACCACGCAAAACTCATTTCAACACACTACCCGTTCCAAACACATATAGAAGAACACTAAGAGAACCGCTCTATCAACGATTCATCACAGAAGATGCCACTGAAAATGTGATAGAGGACCTACTCCTAAAAAGAACTTTACTCGTTCAGGAAGGCAGGGAGATTCGGGCTTCTGTCGCTGGGGTTTTGATGTGTCACGATACACCTGATGATTGCCTATATAACAGTTTTATCCAAGCCGTTTATTATAGCGGGAAAGTAAAAGATGCCAACTACCAGATTGATGCAAAGGATTTTAGAGGTCCTCTTGACCAACAGATTATAGATGCCTTTAAATTTGTTCAAAAACACAACGAGGTATCCGCGCGTAAGGAAGTTGGAAGGATAGACCAGCCCCAATACAGCATGCGTGCCGTATTTGAGGCAATCGTTAACGCGGTTGTTCATAGAGACTATTCAAAACACGGCTCAAAAATTCGCCTGTTCATGTTTGCTGACCGGCTTGAGTTATATTCCCCGGGGGCATTAGCAAATTCTTTAACAATTGATAAATTACCCTATAATCAAGCCACGCGTAATGAACTCTTGGCACGTTTACTTTCGGAAATTACTTTAGATGACGATGTAGAAAAACAAGTAAAGCGGAGACATTTTTTAGAAGGACGTGGAGAAGGTGTTGGCATCATTCTGAACGAAAGTGAGCAGTTGAGTGGGAAAATACCTGTCTATGAACTCTTTAACGAAGAATTATGCTTGACAATATTTGCAGCAAAATCTCTTCAAGAAGGCAATAAATAA